AGTGATTTGGTCACCAAATACGCTCAGTTCATTACACGAGTTGGGAAATTTGGTGTAGAAACGGAACTATTGCTATTAAAAATAAGTGGTGGAAAAACCTCCTCAAACAATGGATAGAAAAAATCTCCAAAATAAAGTACAATTTATCGTTAACCCTCCGAATGTAAATGTAAAGAGGGGCTTATATCCAAATGAAAAAAGACTTAGAGTTGAAAATTCTCTAAGTCTTTTTGATGTGAAATAGTTCCGTGAATGACAGACTGCTGTCCACCTTCGCATATAAACTGATTGATGGGAGCAGACTTATTGAATTAAAAATTAATTGTAAATGAATAATTGAAATTTAGACTAACAAGGACAAGCACGCGAAAAGTATTCAGAAAGGATGATTCGTTTTCTCCTCACTTTTTTAACACCATTAATCATTTAGCAGTTTAAGGTTGGATTTAATGATAATATCTTTAAAATCGATGCCCAGTTGAACTGCGGTTTGCGCTACTTCCGGCCGGATACCTGAAAGGATAGAAGTTACTCCTATTAAGTTCAAAGCATTTATTAGATGGAAAATTTGCTGAGCCACCATCGTATCGACAATCATCACCCCTGACAAATCGATATAAAGTATATCTATGTCTTTATTACTGCATTGAGATAGTGTGTTTTCTAATATTACTCTCGCTCTTTCTGTATCAATAACTCCTATGAGCGGGAGTATTGCAGTCTTTCTTCCCACCGTAATAATGGGCGAACTCAGTTCTTTGATCGTTTCCTGCTGAGCCTGTAATTTTATCGATGAATATCGATGGTATTCTTCGGCAAACCAGGTAATGATATTTTTAAAAGTACGGATAATGGTCATTCTCCATTCATTTAAATCCTTGTCCGCAAATTCCTCCATATTTTCAGCTGAGAATTGGTCAAACAATTTTAAATATTGCTCTTGAGTGTTAAAAAACTCACGTAAAATATAA
This portion of the Mesobacillus sp. S13 genome encodes:
- a CDS encoding STAS domain-containing protein, whose translation is MKSYSDAKIRTKLHEFFQEKTWALTEEWYDSLNKTDPSGVYSSTDPEVITTVKQQNHAFHLHFCHVFITDHSDFVKSMEKWVHEIAQDSEHLNTPIHYILREFFNTQEQYLKLFDQFSAENMEEFADKDLNEWRMTIIRTFKNIITWFAEEYHRYSSIKLQAQQETIKELSSPIITVGRKTAILPLIGVIDTERARVILENTLSQCSNKDIDILYIDLSGVMIVDTMVAQQIFHLINALNLIGVTSILSGIRPEVAQTAVQLGIDFKDIIIKSNLKLLND